The following are encoded together in the Variovorax sp. PBS-H4 genome:
- a CDS encoding amidohydrolase family protein: MKLEAVRIPPRLRGFAADGAEVFDVVLDGARVAAIAPSREAARGTLLSAFVDAHAHIDKNYTVQDVGAAEGSLFTAIERMAAHRASWTAETLRARMTRALDEAWRAGTRALRTHLDWIGDDAPASLAVFEALRAQWRDRVMLQFVALVPLDAYADPAAGERIAQAVHGAGGVLGAFVYRNEGIVHKLGRVFDLAQHYGLALDFHVDEGLDADATGLRSIAQLAIARGWHGRVVCGHACSLSVQDEGFARDTLAKCAEAGLHLVALPTTNLYLQGAWDRTPVPRGITRIREAAALGLRASLATDNVQDAFYPYGGYDLVETFGLGVQVAHLAPAVDWLDAVTVSPARALGLPWDGRLAPGCPADLVLLAARDEYELLDAAGRRRTVIRAGKCLEQGE; this comes from the coding sequence ATGAAGCTCGAGGCGGTACGGATTCCACCGCGGCTGCGGGGCTTCGCGGCGGACGGGGCCGAAGTCTTCGACGTGGTGCTCGACGGCGCCCGGGTCGCCGCCATTGCGCCAAGCCGGGAGGCGGCGCGCGGCACCCTGCTGAGCGCCTTTGTCGATGCGCACGCCCACATCGACAAGAACTACACCGTGCAGGACGTTGGCGCAGCCGAGGGCAGCCTGTTCACGGCCATCGAGCGCATGGCCGCGCACCGCGCCAGCTGGACGGCCGAGACGCTGCGTGCGCGCATGACGCGAGCCCTCGACGAGGCCTGGCGTGCCGGCACGCGCGCGCTGCGCACGCACCTGGACTGGATCGGCGACGACGCACCGGCTTCGCTCGCCGTTTTCGAGGCGCTGCGCGCGCAATGGCGGGACCGCGTCATGCTGCAGTTCGTCGCGCTGGTGCCGCTCGATGCCTATGCCGACCCGGCCGCCGGTGAGCGCATCGCGCAGGCCGTGCACGGCGCGGGCGGCGTGCTGGGCGCCTTTGTCTATCGCAACGAAGGGATCGTCCACAAGCTGGGCCGCGTCTTCGACCTGGCGCAGCATTACGGGCTGGCACTGGACTTCCACGTGGACGAGGGACTGGATGCCGACGCCACGGGCCTGCGCAGCATCGCGCAGCTGGCGATCGCGCGCGGATGGCACGGGCGCGTCGTCTGCGGCCATGCCTGCTCGCTGTCGGTGCAGGACGAGGGCTTCGCCCGCGACACCCTTGCCAAGTGCGCCGAGGCCGGCCTGCACCTGGTGGCCCTTCCCACCACCAATCTGTACCTGCAGGGCGCCTGGGACCGCACGCCGGTGCCGCGCGGCATCACCCGCATCCGCGAGGCTGCGGCGCTGGGGCTGCGCGCGAGCCTGGCCACCGACAACGTGCAGGATGCCTTCTACCCCTACGGGGGCTACGACCTGGTCGAGACCTTCGGCCTCGGCGTCCAGGTCGCACACCTGGCACCGGCTGTCGACTGGCTGGACGCAGTCACCGTCAGCCCCGCGCGTGCGCTGGGGCTGCCATGGGATGGCCGCCTCGCGCCGGGTTGCCCGGCTGACCTGGTGCTGCTGGCCGCGCGCGACGAGTACGAACTGCTGGACGCGGCCGGACGGCGACGCACCGTCATTCGAGCCGGGAAATGCCTGGAGCAGGGCGAATGA
- a CDS encoding VOC family protein produces the protein MPIQLNHTIVPARDPKASALFLAEVLGCDEPTTFGPFHCVQLDNGVTLDYIRSEEQIPIEHYAFLVSEEEFDEIFGRIRARGLTYWADPGQQQPGRINHHDGGRGVYWDDPDGHRLEIITRPYGSGA, from the coding sequence ATGCCGATCCAGTTGAACCACACGATCGTTCCGGCGCGCGATCCGAAGGCGTCCGCCCTCTTCCTGGCCGAGGTGCTCGGGTGCGACGAGCCCACCACCTTCGGGCCTTTCCATTGCGTGCAGCTCGACAACGGCGTCACGCTCGATTACATCCGCAGCGAGGAGCAGATCCCCATCGAGCACTACGCCTTCCTGGTGAGCGAGGAAGAGTTCGACGAGATCTTCGGGCGCATCCGCGCCCGCGGGCTGACCTACTGGGCCGACCCAGGCCAGCAACAGCCCGGCCGGATCAATCACCACGACGGCGGCCGCGGCGTCTACTGGGACGACCCCGACGGCCACCGGCTCGAGATCATCACCCGCCCGTACGGAAGTGGCGCCTGA
- a CDS encoding Rrf2 family transcriptional regulator, translated as MRLTTKGRFAVTAMIDLALRERTGPVTLAAISQRQRISLSYLEQLFGKLRRHKLVESTRGPGGGYSLGRKAADITVADIIFSIEDAPSGKARPDADADGRCSTEELWASLNRRTVEFLDSVTLQSLVLEQLAKGVKVEDGAAVKRVPAAAPVKRPRVNAPNSVFALGRPLATKR; from the coding sequence ATGCGACTGACCACCAAAGGCCGTTTCGCAGTCACTGCCATGATCGACCTGGCGCTGCGTGAGCGCACGGGGCCGGTGACGCTCGCCGCCATCAGCCAGCGGCAGCGCATCTCGCTGTCGTACCTGGAACAGCTGTTCGGCAAGCTGCGCCGCCACAAGCTGGTCGAATCCACCCGCGGCCCTGGCGGCGGCTATTCGCTGGGCCGCAAGGCGGCCGACATCACGGTCGCCGACATCATCTTCTCGATCGAGGACGCGCCCTCCGGAAAGGCCCGGCCTGACGCGGACGCCGACGGCCGCTGCAGCACCGAGGAACTGTGGGCCTCGCTGAACCGCCGCACCGTGGAATTCCTCGATTCCGTCACGCTGCAGAGCCTGGTCCTGGAACAGCTCGCCAAAGGCGTGAAGGTTGAAGACGGCGCAGCCGTCAAGCGCGTACCTGCCGCAGCGCCCGTCAAGCGGCCGCGGGTGAATGCGCCCAACTCGGTCTTCGCCCTGGGCCGCCCGCTCGCGACCAAGCGCTGA
- a CDS encoding GAF domain-containing protein: protein MKNRSEDSVGFDSGPADSREPGFDALDCDGALVVQALSSMLELIREQLGMDVFFVSEFVEGRRVFRHVATAPTMGIIHVGGSHAMEDSICQQVLDGRVPNLARDLRVLRTRQPLPEVTKPIGTHISVPIVMPDGSIYGTLCGFAVERTVDLSARDVRRLEVAAQATARVLAQAAGHAAAG, encoded by the coding sequence ATGAAAAACAGGAGCGAGGACAGCGTCGGGTTCGACAGCGGCCCAGCAGATAGCCGCGAGCCGGGTTTCGACGCGCTGGATTGTGACGGAGCGCTTGTGGTCCAGGCGCTGTCCTCGATGCTCGAGCTCATCCGCGAACAGCTCGGCATGGACGTGTTCTTCGTCTCCGAGTTCGTCGAGGGGCGACGCGTGTTCCGGCACGTCGCGACCGCCCCAACCATGGGCATCATCCACGTGGGTGGGTCGCACGCCATGGAAGACAGCATCTGCCAACAGGTGCTGGATGGCCGAGTGCCCAACCTTGCGCGCGACCTGCGCGTGCTGCGCACCCGCCAGCCGCTGCCGGAGGTGACCAAGCCTATCGGCACCCACATCAGCGTCCCGATCGTGATGCCGGATGGGAGCATTTACGGGACGCTGTGCGGCTTCGCTGTCGAACGAACCGTGGACCTGAGCGCGCGCGACGTGCGGCGCCTCGAGGTTGCAGCGCAGGCAACCGCTCGGGTGCTGGCGCAGGCGGCGGGGCACGCAGCCGCGGGCTGA
- a CDS encoding class II aldolase/adducin family protein, whose translation MNETQARDEICRVGRSLFDRGLVHATAGNISVRLDEGYLITPTDACLGFLDPAKLARLDADLNQTSGDRASKTIALHARIHAAAMRFDSGTRCVIHTHSTHCVTLTLDAPGEELLPALTPYFVMKVGHVPVIPYHRPGAPGAAEQVAQAIGRYGERGTPIRAVMLERLGPNVWHDTPAAAMAVLEELEETARLWLLNRQSAQPLAPSRIDELRRHFGARW comes from the coding sequence ATGAATGAAACCCAGGCACGCGACGAGATCTGCCGCGTCGGCCGCAGCCTGTTCGATCGCGGTCTTGTGCACGCCACCGCCGGCAACATCAGCGTGCGGCTGGACGAAGGCTATCTCATCACCCCGACCGATGCCTGCCTTGGGTTTCTCGACCCGGCGAAGCTTGCCCGGCTCGACGCCGACTTGAACCAGACAAGCGGAGACCGGGCCAGCAAGACGATCGCACTGCACGCCCGCATCCACGCCGCCGCCATGCGCTTCGACTCCGGCACGCGCTGCGTGATCCACACGCACAGCACGCATTGCGTGACGTTGACGCTCGACGCGCCCGGCGAGGAGCTGCTGCCGGCACTCACGCCCTATTTCGTGATGAAGGTCGGCCACGTGCCGGTGATCCCCTACCACCGTCCAGGCGCGCCCGGCGCGGCTGAGCAGGTGGCCCAGGCCATCGGGCGCTACGGCGAGCGCGGCACGCCGATTCGCGCGGTCATGCTGGAGCGCCTGGGCCCCAACGTCTGGCACGACACGCCGGCCGCCGCCATGGCCGTGCTGGAGGAGCTCGAAGAGACTGCCCGCCTGTGGCTGTTGAACAGGCAGTCGGCGCAACCGCTCGCGCCATCCCGGATCGACGAACTGCGCCGCCACTTCGGCGCGCGCTGGTAA
- a CDS encoding MFS transporter, translated as MPPISTEETPVAPKRVQPPRIGPFEPLKLPVFRMLWSTWLVANVCMWMNDVAAAWMMTSLTTSPMWVALVQSASTLPVFLLGLPSGALADILDRRRWLVATQFWLAGAAIVLCGAVVMDLMNAPLLLALTFANGIGLALRWPVFSAIVPELVPRTQLPAALGLNGVAMNASRIVGPLLAGTLIASAGTVWVFGLNAALCLISGFIVLRWRREHKPNPLGREKLISAMRVGVQFVRQSQRMRAVLTRISIFFLHSTALLALLPLLARNLRGGGAGTFTLLLAAMGSGAILAVMFLPRLRQALTRDQLVIRGTMLQSTATAVMAVAPTAWVAVPAMFFGGMAWITVANSLSVSAQLALPDWVRARGMATYQMAIMGASAFGAALWGQVAELSSLYVSLGIAAASGTAAMLLAIRHVTDGVGDEDDTTPAHKGWTKGPPAEAPGEEGRVVVTIEYMIDPARAGAFHVVMQQTRRARLSQGAIGWELLHDIAEPGRYVEEVVDESWTEHLRRFHRATAADMALRERRLAFHQGETLPVVTRYVVRR; from the coding sequence ATGCCACCCATCTCGACCGAGGAAACCCCAGTCGCCCCGAAGCGCGTGCAGCCGCCGCGCATCGGCCCCTTCGAGCCGCTCAAGCTGCCGGTGTTCCGCATGCTGTGGAGCACGTGGCTGGTGGCCAATGTCTGCATGTGGATGAACGACGTGGCGGCGGCCTGGATGATGACCTCGCTGACCACCTCGCCGATGTGGGTCGCGCTGGTCCAGTCCGCTTCAACCCTGCCGGTGTTCCTGCTCGGATTGCCCAGCGGCGCACTGGCGGACATCCTGGACCGGCGGCGCTGGCTGGTCGCCACCCAGTTCTGGCTGGCCGGGGCCGCGATCGTTCTGTGCGGGGCTGTGGTGATGGACCTCATGAACGCGCCGCTGCTGCTGGCCCTGACCTTTGCCAATGGCATTGGCCTGGCGCTGCGTTGGCCGGTGTTTTCGGCCATCGTGCCCGAGCTGGTGCCGCGCACGCAACTGCCGGCCGCACTCGGGCTCAACGGCGTCGCGATGAACGCGTCCCGGATCGTCGGCCCGTTGTTGGCCGGCACGCTGATTGCCAGCGCGGGCACGGTCTGGGTGTTCGGGCTCAATGCGGCGCTGTGCTTGATCTCCGGCTTCATCGTGCTGCGCTGGCGGCGCGAGCACAAACCCAACCCGCTGGGCCGCGAGAAGCTGATCAGCGCAATGCGCGTGGGCGTGCAGTTCGTGCGCCAGTCGCAGCGCATGCGTGCGGTGCTCACGCGCATCTCGATCTTCTTCCTGCATTCCACCGCGCTGCTGGCGCTGCTGCCGCTGCTGGCGCGCAATCTGCGCGGCGGCGGCGCCGGCACCTTCACGCTGCTGCTCGCGGCAATGGGCTCGGGCGCGATCCTGGCAGTAATGTTCCTGCCGCGGCTGCGCCAGGCGCTGACGCGCGACCAGTTGGTGATCCGCGGCACCATGCTGCAGTCCACCGCGACCGCGGTAATGGCGGTAGCGCCCACCGCCTGGGTCGCGGTGCCGGCGATGTTTTTCGGTGGCATGGCATGGATCACGGTCGCCAATTCGCTCTCGGTATCCGCGCAGCTGGCGCTGCCGGACTGGGTGCGCGCACGCGGCATGGCCACCTACCAGATGGCCATCATGGGCGCCAGCGCTTTCGGCGCGGCGCTCTGGGGCCAGGTGGCGGAGCTCTCCTCGCTCTACGTCAGCCTCGGCATTGCAGCAGCGAGCGGCACTGCCGCCATGCTGCTGGCCATCCGCCACGTGACGGACGGCGTCGGCGACGAGGACGACACCACGCCCGCCCACAAGGGCTGGACCAAGGGCCCGCCCGCCGAGGCCCCCGGCGAGGAAGGGCGTGTGGTGGTCACCATCGAATACATGATCGATCCGGCACGGGCCGGCGCCTTCCACGTGGTGATGCAGCAGACGCGCCGGGCCCGCCTGAGCCAGGGCGCGATCGGCTGGGAGCTGCTGCACGACATCGCCGAGCCAGGCCGCTATGTCGAGGAGGTCGTCGACGAGTCGTGGACCGAGCACCTGCGCCGTTTCCACCGCGCCACTGCCGCCGACATGGCGCTGCGCGAGCGTCGCCTGGCTTTCCACCAGGGCGAGACGCTGCCGGTGGTGACGCGCTACGTGGTGCGGCGCTAA
- a CDS encoding NAD(P)/FAD-dependent oxidoreductase has protein sequence MAPEPADCEVLVVGAGPAGSACARMLARAGLDVLLVDRQDFPREKVCGDGLIPDAQRALARLGVLDAVLGRAAVASHVACVAPHGWRVEVPASLAVLRRRELDEIVRRAALQAGARWFAPARYEAPLQDASGRVAGAHLRLPDGTLRTLRARWTVLATGAAAPPLLAADMCSRRAASGIALRGYVKNDAAAGRSRPFEVVWHRALRRGYGWIFPCGAGVFNIGVGLLDGPRGFEPDVNLRELFATFTRVHAPARALMQGGSLQGELKGAPLRCSLDGARWSRPGLLVAGEAAGSTYSFTGEGIGKALESGMLAAEALVAACVVGDAAVGARYEAALKALKPRFAAYEQANRVNNHPWIADFVIWRAQRSPGIVRRLGGVLDESYDPRELVTARGLLRMLLPVN, from the coding sequence GTGGCGCCTGAGCCTGCCGATTGCGAGGTGCTGGTGGTCGGCGCAGGCCCGGCAGGCAGCGCCTGCGCGCGAATGCTGGCGCGCGCGGGGCTGGATGTTCTGCTGGTCGATCGGCAGGATTTTCCGCGCGAGAAGGTCTGTGGCGACGGGTTGATTCCCGACGCCCAGCGAGCGCTCGCCCGGCTCGGTGTGCTGGATGCCGTGCTGGGGCGCGCCGCAGTGGCCAGCCATGTGGCCTGTGTCGCGCCGCACGGCTGGCGGGTGGAGGTGCCGGCCAGCCTGGCCGTGCTGCGGCGCCGCGAGCTCGATGAAATCGTGCGCCGTGCCGCCCTGCAGGCCGGGGCGCGCTGGTTCGCGCCGGCCCGCTACGAGGCACCGCTGCAGGATGCGTCCGGGCGGGTGGCGGGCGCGCACCTGCGGCTGCCCGACGGTACCCTGCGTACGCTTCGCGCGCGCTGGACCGTCCTGGCGACCGGCGCGGCGGCGCCGCCGCTGCTGGCGGCCGACATGTGCAGCCGGCGCGCGGCGAGCGGCATCGCTCTGCGTGGCTACGTGAAGAACGACGCCGCGGCCGGCCGCAGCCGCCCCTTCGAAGTGGTCTGGCATCGCGCGCTGCGGCGCGGCTACGGCTGGATCTTTCCGTGCGGCGCGGGGGTGTTCAACATCGGCGTGGGCTTGCTGGACGGCCCTCGAGGCTTCGAGCCGGATGTCAACCTGCGCGAGCTATTCGCCACCTTCACGCGCGTTCACGCGCCCGCCCGCGCCCTGATGCAGGGCGGCTCCCTGCAGGGCGAGCTGAAGGGCGCGCCGCTGCGCTGCTCCCTGGATGGGGCGCGCTGGTCGCGGCCGGGCCTGCTGGTGGCAGGCGAAGCCGCAGGCAGTACCTATTCGTTCACCGGCGAGGGCATCGGCAAGGCACTGGAGAGTGGGATGCTGGCGGCCGAGGCCCTCGTGGCGGCCTGCGTTGTCGGCGACGCCGCGGTGGGGGCGCGGTACGAGGCAGCCCTGAAGGCGCTGAAGCCGCGCTTCGCCGCCTACGAGCAGGCCAATCGCGTCAACAACCATCCGTGGATTGCCGACTTCGTGATCTGGCGGGCACAACGCAGTCCGGGCATCGTGCGCAGGCTCGGCGGGGTGCTGGACGAAAGCTACGACCCCCGCGAACTGGTGACGGCCCGCGGGCTGTTGCGCATGCTCCTGCCTGTGAACTGA
- the otnI gene encoding 2-oxo-tetronate isomerase, whose amino-acid sequence MPRFAANLSMLYPELDFIDRFEAAAKDGFQAVEYLFPYSYERRELAARLSANGLQQVLFNSPPGDWEAGERGLACLPGREAEFREALRKALDYAEALSCPRVHVMAGLVPAGVEREAVQPTYIDNLRWAAAEAAQAGCDLLIEPINTRDIPRFFLNRQDHAHEIAEAVGAPNLKVQMDLYHCQIVEGDVAMKIRKYLPTGRVGHFQIAGVPERHEPDVGELNHPYLFRVIDEVAAQCGWEGWVGCEYRPARGAVARGTSDGLGWLRALPRA is encoded by the coding sequence ATGCCACGCTTCGCCGCCAACCTCTCGATGCTCTACCCCGAGCTCGATTTCATCGACCGCTTCGAGGCCGCTGCGAAGGACGGCTTCCAGGCCGTCGAGTACCTCTTTCCTTATTCATACGAGCGGCGCGAGCTCGCGGCGCGGCTCTCGGCCAATGGCCTGCAGCAGGTGCTCTTCAACAGCCCGCCCGGCGACTGGGAGGCCGGCGAGCGCGGTCTGGCCTGCCTTCCGGGGCGTGAGGCCGAGTTCCGCGAGGCCCTGCGGAAGGCCCTGGACTATGCAGAGGCCCTGAGCTGTCCCCGCGTGCACGTCATGGCGGGCCTGGTGCCGGCGGGGGTGGAGCGCGAGGCGGTGCAGCCCACCTACATCGACAACCTGCGCTGGGCTGCGGCCGAGGCAGCCCAGGCCGGGTGCGACCTGCTCATCGAGCCCATCAACACGCGCGACATTCCGCGCTTCTTCCTCAACCGCCAAGACCATGCGCACGAGATCGCCGAAGCGGTGGGAGCGCCCAACCTCAAGGTGCAGATGGACCTGTACCACTGCCAGATCGTCGAGGGCGACGTGGCGATGAAGATTCGAAAGTACCTGCCCACCGGCCGCGTCGGCCATTTCCAGATCGCGGGTGTGCCCGAGCGCCACGAGCCCGACGTCGGCGAGCTCAACCACCCTTACCTGTTCCGGGTGATCGACGAGGTGGCGGCGCAATGTGGCTGGGAGGGCTGGGTCGGCTGCGAATACCGGCCGGCGCGCGGGGCCGTCGCCCGCGGCACCTCCGACGGTCTGGGTTGGCTGCGCGCCCTGCCGCGCGCATGA
- the otnK gene encoding 3-oxo-tetronate kinase, translating to MTLLLGCIADDFTGATDLANNLVRAGMRVVQTIGVPSAPLAADVDAVVVALKSRTIAPAQAVAQSLEALRRLQGEGARQIYFKYCSTFDSTPAGNIGPVSEALMDAMGCDFTIATPAFPDNKRTVFKGYLFAGEVLLNESGMQNHPLTPMTDPNLVRVLQAQTRRKVGLIDHAVVARGPEAIRERIGALRAEGVGIAIVDAVSNDDLLRLGPALADMPLVTAGSGVAIGLPANFGIAPSAGASALPVAGGLRAVVSGSCSLATNRQVRHFIESGRPALAIDPLGIAEGVDVAAEALAWAAPLIEDGPVLVYSTAASGAVQSVQRRLGVEEAGAMVERTMAAIARGLVAQGVRQLVVAGGETSGACVQALGIGQLQIGAQIDPGVPWCHAQVEGGAGLHIALKSGNFGTDDFFTKAFTLLE from the coding sequence ATGACCTTGCTGCTGGGCTGCATCGCCGACGATTTCACCGGCGCCACCGATCTTGCCAACAACCTGGTGCGCGCCGGCATGCGCGTGGTCCAAACGATCGGCGTGCCGAGCGCACCGCTTGCCGCCGATGTGGATGCGGTGGTGGTGGCACTGAAGTCGCGCACCATTGCACCGGCCCAGGCGGTGGCGCAATCGCTCGAAGCGCTGCGCCGGCTTCAGGGGGAAGGCGCGCGGCAGATCTATTTCAAGTACTGCTCCACCTTCGACAGCACGCCCGCAGGCAACATCGGCCCGGTAAGCGAGGCGCTGATGGATGCAATGGGTTGCGACTTCACCATCGCCACGCCTGCCTTTCCGGACAACAAGCGCACCGTGTTCAAGGGATACCTGTTCGCGGGCGAGGTGCTGCTCAACGAAAGCGGAATGCAGAACCATCCCCTCACGCCGATGACCGACCCTAACCTGGTGCGAGTGCTGCAGGCGCAGACGCGCCGCAAGGTCGGGCTGATCGACCATGCGGTGGTTGCCCGCGGGCCGGAAGCGATCCGGGAGCGCATCGGCGCGCTGCGCGCCGAAGGCGTGGGCATTGCCATCGTCGACGCGGTCTCGAACGACGACCTGCTGCGGCTCGGCCCGGCCTTGGCGGACATGCCGCTGGTAACGGCGGGTTCGGGGGTCGCCATCGGGCTGCCGGCCAACTTCGGCATCGCCCCCTCCGCAGGCGCCAGCGCGCTTCCGGTAGCGGGCGGCTTGCGGGCGGTGGTTTCCGGCAGCTGCTCGCTGGCCACCAACCGGCAGGTGCGCCACTTCATCGAATCAGGCCGGCCGGCGTTGGCGATCGATCCGCTGGGCATCGCGGAGGGTGTAGACGTCGCGGCCGAGGCGCTGGCCTGGGCAGCGCCCTTGATCGAAGACGGACCGGTGCTGGTCTATTCGACGGCGGCGTCCGGTGCTGTTCAATCGGTCCAAAGGCGGCTCGGGGTCGAGGAGGCCGGCGCCATGGTGGAGCGCACCATGGCCGCCATTGCCCGCGGCCTCGTCGCGCAGGGCGTGCGGCAGCTGGTGGTGGCGGGCGGTGAGACCTCCGGTGCCTGCGTGCAGGCGCTGGGCATCGGGCAACTGCAGATCGGCGCGCAGATCGATCCCGGCGTCCCCTGGTGCCACGCCCAGGTGGAGGGCGGCGCCGGCTTGCACATTGCGCTGAAGTCCGGCAACTTCGGCACCGACGACTTCTTCACCAAAGCATTTACATTGCTCGAATGA
- the ltnD gene encoding L-threonate dehydrogenase, producing MKKAGLVGLGAMGAGIAATLRGKGYEMHVCDARPGAAIAFAEQGGVAWATPAQVAAECELLVSVVVNAEQTEAVLFGEQGAAAAMKPGSVFLMCSTVDPNWSIALEERLGTTGIHYVDAPISGGAAKAASGQMTVMSSAKPEAYARADALLEAMAGKVYRLGDRAGAGSKVKIINQLLAGVHIAAAAEAMALGLREGVAAEALYEVITHSAGNSWMFENRMAHVLAGDYTPLSAVDIFVKDLGLVLDTARASKFPLPLASTAHQMFMQASSAGFAREDDSAVIKIFPGIELPSPSNTD from the coding sequence ATGAAAAAAGCAGGACTCGTCGGCCTGGGCGCCATGGGCGCGGGCATCGCCGCCACGCTGCGCGGCAAGGGCTATGAGATGCATGTGTGCGATGCGCGTCCAGGCGCCGCCATCGCGTTTGCAGAGCAGGGCGGCGTCGCGTGGGCCACGCCGGCGCAGGTGGCAGCCGAATGCGAGCTGCTGGTGTCGGTCGTGGTCAACGCCGAGCAGACCGAGGCCGTGCTGTTCGGCGAGCAGGGCGCGGCTGCCGCGATGAAGCCCGGCAGCGTGTTCTTGATGTGCTCCACCGTGGACCCGAACTGGTCGATCGCACTCGAGGAGCGCCTCGGCACCACCGGCATCCACTACGTCGACGCGCCCATTTCGGGCGGCGCGGCCAAGGCCGCGAGCGGCCAGATGACGGTGATGAGTTCGGCCAAGCCGGAGGCCTACGCCAGGGCCGATGCGCTGCTCGAGGCCATGGCCGGAAAGGTCTACCGCCTGGGCGACCGCGCCGGCGCCGGCAGCAAGGTCAAGATCATCAACCAGCTGCTGGCCGGCGTGCATATCGCGGCCGCGGCCGAGGCCATGGCGCTGGGCCTGCGAGAGGGCGTGGCCGCCGAGGCGCTGTACGAAGTCATCACGCACAGCGCAGGCAACAGCTGGATGTTCGAGAACCGCATGGCCCATGTCCTGGCGGGCGACTACACGCCGCTGTCGGCGGTCGACATCTTCGTCAAGGACCTCGGCCTGGTGCTCGACACCGCGCGGGCCAGCAAGTTTCCGCTGCCGCTGGCATCCACCGCGCACCAGATGTTCATGCAAGCCTCCAGCGCAGGCTTCGCCCGGGAGGACGACAGCGCCGTGATCAAGATTTTTCCGGGCATCGAGCTGCCCTCGCCTTCCAACACCGACTAG
- a CDS encoding tripartite tricarboxylate transporter substrate binding protein, translating into MTARRHLLGLTGALGLAALWPHPARAQAVWPGKPVRFVVPFAPGGSSEIVARSVAAELSRTLGQSVFVENKPGAAGNIAMAEVARSDDQHTLILGHIGTLAVNPYIFEKLPYDANKDFKPVSLLAKVPSLYVVHPDVPARNLRELIAYAQGRPGKLSYGSAGNGSAGHLAFEYLKMTANIFMLHVPYRGTGPMLTDLMAGRLDASAIGAAAVIPFIKAGKLRCIATGSATRLPQLAEVPTVAEQGFPGFEMTQWYGMLAPANFSSANLARLSAETTKAMRSPGAMERLKGDAAEAVGDTPEQFAKFIAGEQARWKKVIARANIKPD; encoded by the coding sequence ATGACCGCGCGCCGCCATCTGCTGGGCCTGACGGGCGCCCTCGGGTTGGCGGCGCTTTGGCCCCACCCTGCCCGCGCCCAGGCGGTTTGGCCGGGTAAGCCGGTCCGCTTCGTCGTGCCTTTCGCGCCTGGCGGCAGCTCGGAGATCGTGGCCCGCTCGGTGGCGGCCGAACTCTCGCGCACCCTGGGGCAGAGCGTGTTCGTCGAGAACAAGCCGGGCGCTGCCGGCAACATCGCGATGGCCGAGGTGGCGCGCAGCGACGACCAGCACACGCTGATCCTCGGCCATATCGGCACGCTCGCGGTCAATCCGTACATCTTCGAGAAGCTGCCCTACGACGCCAACAAGGACTTCAAGCCGGTCAGCCTGCTGGCCAAGGTGCCCAGCCTGTACGTCGTGCACCCGGACGTACCCGCCAGGAACCTGCGCGAGCTCATCGCCTATGCGCAAGGCCGACCCGGCAAGCTCAGCTACGGTTCCGCCGGCAACGGCAGCGCCGGCCACCTCGCCTTCGAGTACCTCAAGATGACGGCCAACATCTTCATGCTCCACGTGCCGTATCGCGGCACCGGCCCGATGCTGACCGACCTCATGGCCGGGCGGCTCGACGCCTCCGCCATCGGCGCCGCGGCAGTCATCCCCTTCATCAAGGCAGGCAAGCTGCGGTGCATCGCCACCGGGTCGGCCACGCGCCTGCCGCAGCTGGCCGAGGTACCGACCGTGGCCGAGCAGGGCTTTCCGGGGTTCGAGATGACGCAGTGGTACGGCATGCTGGCGCCAGCGAACTTCTCCAGCGCGAACCTGGCCAGGCTTTCGGCCGAGACGACGAAGGCCATGAGGTCGCCCGGCGCAATGGAGCGGCTCAAGGGCGATGCCGCCGAAGCGGTGGGCGACACGCCGGAGCAGTTTGCAAAATTCATTGCCGGCGAGCAGGCGCGCTGGAAGAAGGTGATCGCCCGTGCCAACATCAAGCCCGATTGA